Proteins from one Candidatus Omnitrophota bacterium genomic window:
- a CDS encoding DNA-directed RNA polymerase, with product MHKATCADCKKECEVPFKPRDDRPVYCKDCFSKRKNEGR from the coding sequence ATGCATAAAGCGACTTGCGCGGATTGTAAGAAGGAATGCGAAGTCCCCTTCAAACCGAGAGATGACCGTCCCGTATATTGCAAGGACTGTTTTTCGAAGCGCAAGAACGAAGGACGTTAA
- a CDS encoding flavodoxin family protein, protein MPKKILVLNGSPKKNGNTAKLSGWFAAGARSKGADVEVVNVAFLKYKSSGCTSCRTCQKIKEYECVINDGAKAVLKKMAKADVIVFATPLYFYGPSAQLKVIIDRMFSLYKWDNTTDTFESPLKGKTMALLLSAYEDIGLDNVERSFRIIADYSETKFRSFLVPNARESGEIVKLKGIRKKAAAFGKKIAFIALKE, encoded by the coding sequence ATGCCAAAAAAGATACTGGTTCTCAACGGAAGCCCTAAAAAGAACGGGAACACCGCAAAGCTTTCCGGCTGGTTCGCGGCCGGCGCGCGCTCTAAAGGCGCCGATGTCGAGGTCGTAAACGTCGCTTTCCTCAAGTACAAGTCCAGCGGCTGTACATCCTGCAGGACGTGCCAGAAGATCAAGGAATATGAGTGCGTGATAAACGACGGCGCTAAGGCCGTCCTCAAGAAAATGGCCAAAGCGGACGTCATTGTTTTTGCGACGCCGCTCTATTTCTACGGCCCCAGCGCGCAGCTGAAGGTCATCATCGACAGGATGTTCTCCCTATACAAATGGGATAATACGACCGATACGTTCGAATCGCCGCTGAAGGGGAAGACGATGGCCCTGCTGCTGAGCGCTTACGAGGATATAGGGCTGGATAACGTTGAAAGATCTTTCAGGATCATAGCCGATTACAGCGAAACGAAATTCAGGTCCTTCCTTGTCCCTAATGCCCGCGAATCCGGGGAGATCGTAAAGCTGAAGGGCATCCGCAAGAAAGCGGCCGCGTTCGGCAAAAAAATAGCTTTTATTGCTTTAAAAGAGTAA
- a CDS encoding peptidylprolyl isomerase has product MDDQVVVLETNQGTIEIKLMPEVAPKACENFTTLAGKGYYNGLIFHRVIKGFMIQGGDPTGTGTGGQSCWGKPFADETDPKVQFDSPGLLAMANAGPGTNGSQFFITTAKTPWLNGKHTIFGKVVSGYDVVEKIENSPIGRNDKPKTEQKIIKAYLKAAK; this is encoded by the coding sequence ATGGACGACCAGGTCGTTGTATTAGAGACTAACCAGGGGACTATCGAGATAAAACTTATGCCCGAGGTAGCGCCGAAGGCTTGTGAGAATTTCACCACGCTGGCCGGGAAAGGGTATTATAACGGCCTGATATTCCACAGGGTCATAAAAGGTTTCATGATACAGGGCGGAGACCCGACAGGGACGGGCACGGGCGGGCAATCGTGCTGGGGAAAACCGTTCGCGGACGAGACCGACCCGAAAGTCCAGTTTGACAGCCCGGGGCTGCTGGCCATGGCGAACGCCGGGCCCGGCACTAACGGGAGCCAGTTCTTTATTACTACCGCCAAGACCCCATGGCTGAACGGGAAACACACCATATTCGGCAAAGTGGTATCCGGCTATGACGTGGTCGAAAAGATAGAGAACTCGCCCATAGGCAGGAACGACAAGCCTAAGACCGAGCAAAAGATCATCAAGGCATATCTGAAGGCCGCCAAATAA
- a CDS encoding cation diffusion facilitator family transporter — translation MAKTFPEITEKESERRQLSAASVSFWGSIALFAISASAGIAVDSITLILDASASLVILVVAFLMNSTIKKIHSPPDEIFNFGYEKYEPFTVVLQGALIIMTCLISVKFAIQDIIHSEDIENYQIPVLAACLSVAIGIFVSIFIKAAARKTHSSMMHTASMHWFIDTGMSVGILGGFCAGWVLKEKGYTNITRFVDPAMAIILALVFIIPPARTIKRHFMELLDAVPSKEIRDKVRKVVDEYKPRMFGVSRVRTRKAGDKIFVDICFVVKEDMTVREAEAVAVDFEKDLKTHLHHLDIVVYFRPMK, via the coding sequence ATGGCTAAGACCTTCCCTGAGATAACGGAAAAAGAAAGCGAGCGCAGGCAGTTATCCGCCGCGAGCGTATCATTCTGGGGTTCGATAGCGCTGTTCGCCATTTCGGCGTCGGCGGGTATTGCGGTAGATTCCATAACCCTTATATTGGACGCCTCCGCAAGCCTTGTCATACTGGTCGTGGCCTTCCTCATGAACTCCACCATAAAGAAGATACACAGCCCGCCCGACGAGATCTTCAATTTCGGTTACGAAAAATACGAGCCGTTCACGGTCGTATTGCAGGGCGCCCTTATAATCATGACCTGCCTGATAAGCGTTAAATTCGCGATCCAGGACATCATCCATTCGGAAGATATAGAGAATTACCAGATACCTGTTCTCGCGGCATGCCTGTCAGTCGCGATAGGGATATTTGTAAGCATATTCATCAAGGCCGCCGCGCGCAAGACACACTCATCGATGATGCATACGGCGAGCATGCATTGGTTCATAGATACAGGCATGTCGGTCGGCATACTCGGCGGGTTTTGCGCGGGCTGGGTACTGAAAGAGAAGGGGTACACCAATATCACGCGTTTCGTCGACCCGGCCATGGCCATCATACTGGCGCTGGTCTTCATTATACCTCCCGCGAGGACGATAAAAAGACATTTTATGGAGCTTTTGGATGCCGTCCCGTCAAAAGAGATAAGGGACAAGGTAAGGAAGGTAGTGGATGAATATAAACCCAGGATGTTCGGTGTCAGCAGGGTCAGGACAAGGAAAGCCGGGGATAAGATCTTCGTAGATATCTGTTTTGTCGTGAAGGAAGATATGACCGTCAGGGAGGCCGAAGCGGTTGCCGTGGATTTCG